The following proteins are encoded in a genomic region of Canis lupus familiaris isolate Mischka breed German Shepherd chromosome 6, alternate assembly UU_Cfam_GSD_1.0, whole genome shotgun sequence:
- the DEXI gene encoding dexamethasone-induced protein isoform X2, translating into MPGARVAAHLDALGPLVPSVPPPLLPSMFYVGLFFVNVLILYYAFLMEYIVLNVGLVFLPEDMDQALVDLGVLSDPGSGLYDADSELDVFDGYLE; encoded by the coding sequence ATGCCCGGCGCCCGGGTCGCGGCCCACCTGGACGCGCTGGGCCCCCTGGTCCCCTCcgtgccgccgccgctgctgccctCTATGTTCTACGTGGGCCTGTTCTTCGTCAATGTGCTGATCCTATACTACGCCTTCCTCATGGAGTACATCGTCCTCAACGTGGGCCTCGTCTTCCTGCCCGAGGACATGGACCAGGCGCTCGTGGACCTCGGCGTGCTCTCCGACCCCGGCTCGGGCCTCTACGACGCCGACTCGGAGCTCGACGTCTTCGATGGTTACCTGGAGTAG